The genomic interval GGGGAAACTTGCTTTGGCCTGGCGAAAGCCGGGGGCGCGTTGCGCCCCAAGATCTATCAGTTACTCGCCGATGGCAGCTGCATAGCCGGCAGCATCCAGCAGCTTTTCCAGCTCGGCCGGGTTGCTTGGCTTCAGTTTGAAGATCCACGCTGTGTAGGGTTCTTCGTTGAGCTGCTCCGGGCTATCGGCCAGTTCTTCGTTGACTGCGATCACTTCGCCGCCGATCGGGGCGTAAATGTCCGAAGCGGCCTTGACCGACTCGACCACACCGGCAGCGTCGCCAGCGGCGAATACCTTGCCGACTTCGGCCAGCTCGACGAATACCACGTCACCCAGGGCTTGCTGGGCGTGGTCACTGATACCCACGGTCACGCTGCCGTCGGCTTCCAGGCGCGCCCACTCGTGGCTTTCGGCAAAACGCAGGTCGGCGGGGATATTGCTCATGTCTTGAATTCCTCGATTGGCTCAGCGGTACGCCCGCCGGTTGATAAATGTTCAGATCAGGATCTTGCCGTGGCGCACGAAGGTCGGTTTGACCACTCGCACCGGGTACCATTTGCCGCGGATTTCCACCTCGGCGCGGTCACCGGTGGCCATGGGTACGCGCGCAAGGGCAATGGACTTGCTCAGCGTAGGAGAGAAACTACCACTGGTGATCTCCCCTTCGCCAATCCCGGCCACACGCACCACCTGGTGGGCACGCAGCACGCCGCGCTCTTCCAGCACCAGGCCGACCAGCTTTTCCTGCACACCCTGTTCGATTTCCGTCAGCAGGCCGGCGCGGCCGATGAAGTCACGCTCGGCTGGCTCCCAGGCGATGCTCCAGCCCAGGTTGGAGGTCAGCGGGGTATGGGCTTCGTCGATGTCCTGGCCGTACAGGTTCATGCCGGCTTCCAGGCGCAGTGTATCGCGGGCACCCAGGCCACTGGGGGCGATGCCGGCGCCGACTAAATCATTGAAGAATGCCACCGCCTGATCGCCCGGGAAGATGATCTCCAGGCCGTCCTCACCGGTATACCCGGTGCGGGCAATGAACCAGTCACCGTCGGCGACACCTTCGAACGGTCGCAGATCGCGAATCAGCGCCGCACGCGCCTGGCTGAGCAGTGCTGCGACCTTTTCGCGGGCACGTGGGCCCTGGATGGCGAGAATGGCCAGGTCGGGGCGGACCTGGAATTTCACAGTAAAACCGGCCCGCTGGCGTTCTAGCCAATCGAGCACTCTCGCCCGGGTAGCGGCGTTGGTGACCAGGCGGTAGCCGGTTTCCGTGCGGTAGACGATCAAGTCGTCGATCACCCCGCCCTGCTCCTGGAGCAGCGGGCTGTACAGCGCCTTGCCGGTAGCCTTGAGGCGGGCCACGTCGTTGGCCAGCAAACGTTGCAGCCAGGCAGTTGCGTCGCTGCCATCGACATCGATCACGGTCATGTGGGAAACATCGAAAACCCCGCAATCGCTGCGCACCTGGTGGTGCTCCTCGACCTGCGAGCCATAGTGCAGGGGCATGTCCCAGCCACCGAAATCGACCGTTTTGGCGCCAAGCGCCAGGTGCAGGTCATACAAAAGCGTGCGCTGTCCCATGGGTTTCTCCTTCCGGGCGTGGCGAAGCGGCGGCGGTCGATGACGTTTGATCGTCAGCTCTTCTTGTAGGACCCACCGCGCGAATGCCGCGCATTGTAGCCGCAAGGACGCAGGCTGACACCCTCAGTGACTGTGACCGGGCCGATGTGCCGAACGGCGGATCAGGCCGATGACCGGCAGCAGGCCCACCAGTACCAGCGTCAATGCGGGCAGCGAGGCACGCGCCCATTCGCCCTCGCTGGTCATCTCGAACACCCGTACCGCCAAGGTGTCCCAGCCGAACGGTCGCATCAGCAAGGTGGCCGGCATCTCCTTGAGCACATCGACGAACACCAGCAGGGCGGCGCTGAGGGCACCGGGCACCAGCAGCGGCAGATACACCTTGAAAAACAATCTGGGCCCACCCACGCCCAGGCTACGGGAGGCCTCGGGCAGTGACGGGCGGATACGCTCCAGGCTGCTTTCCAGCGGCCCGTAGGCCACGGCGATGAAACGCACCAGGTAGGCCAGCAGCAGGGCGGCCAGGCTGCCCAGCAACAGCGGCTTGCCTGCCCCGCCCAGCCAGCTGGACAGCGGAATCACCAAGTGGTTGTCGAGGTAACTGAACGCCAGCATGATCGACACTGCCAGCACCGAGCCGGGCAAGGCATAGCCCAGATTGGCCAGGCCGACCCCGGCGCGGATAGCCCCCGTCGGCGCCTGCCGCCGGGCAAAGGCCAGCACCAGCGCCACGCTCACCGTGACCAGTGCCGCCATGCTGCCCAGGTACAGGGTGTGCAACACCAGGCCGACATAGCGCTCGTCCAGGTCA from Pseudomonas fortuita carries:
- the gcvH gene encoding glycine cleavage system protein GcvH, translated to MSNIPADLRFAESHEWARLEADGSVTVGISDHAQQALGDVVFVELAEVGKVFAAGDAAGVVESVKAASDIYAPIGGEVIAVNEELADSPEQLNEEPYTAWIFKLKPSNPAELEKLLDAAGYAAAIGE
- the gcvT gene encoding glycine cleavage system aminomethyltransferase GcvT gives rise to the protein MGQRTLLYDLHLALGAKTVDFGGWDMPLHYGSQVEEHHQVRSDCGVFDVSHMTVIDVDGSDATAWLQRLLANDVARLKATGKALYSPLLQEQGGVIDDLIVYRTETGYRLVTNAATRARVLDWLERQRAGFTVKFQVRPDLAILAIQGPRAREKVAALLSQARAALIRDLRPFEGVADGDWFIARTGYTGEDGLEIIFPGDQAVAFFNDLVGAGIAPSGLGARDTLRLEAGMNLYGQDIDEAHTPLTSNLGWSIAWEPAERDFIGRAGLLTEIEQGVQEKLVGLVLEERGVLRAHQVVRVAGIGEGEITSGSFSPTLSKSIALARVPMATGDRAEVEIRGKWYPVRVVKPTFVRHGKILI